From Alteromonas sp. RKMC-009, one genomic window encodes:
- a CDS encoding phosphoethanolamine transferase domain-containing protein: MSTVWQAVSPDSIKDYAFLATVPVLLFSLLILFTTLSGGLIFPRMISALHIIIASLIFYGMTAYGLLFDKSMIQNLIETNSGEAFSYLNASFVLFFCVLGILPVFALCNMEIKTAFSKSIKHILMINGIAIVAIALIAALFYKDYAAVGRNNRNIIKQITPLAFYDAGYKYLRDNYLSPLCPIVF, translated from the coding sequence TTGAGCACGGTATGGCAAGCCGTATCGCCTGACAGCATAAAAGATTATGCCTTTCTGGCCACGGTTCCTGTATTGCTGTTCAGCCTGCTGATACTTTTTACCACTCTGAGCGGGGGGTTAATTTTTCCGCGGATGATTTCCGCGTTACACATCATTATTGCATCACTGATATTTTACGGCATGACAGCATACGGCCTGCTGTTCGATAAAAGCATGATTCAAAACCTGATAGAAACGAACTCAGGAGAAGCATTTTCTTATCTCAACGCGAGCTTTGTTTTGTTCTTCTGCGTACTGGGCATTTTGCCTGTATTCGCACTGTGTAATATGGAAATCAAAACGGCGTTCAGTAAAAGTATTAAACATATTCTGATGATTAACGGCATTGCCATTGTGGCGATTGCGCTGATCGCAGCTCTTTTTTATAAAGATTATGCGGCAGTAGGCAGAAACAACCGGAACATCATCAAACAAATTACGCCCCTCGCTTTCTACGATGCTGGCTACAAATACCTGCGCGATAATTATTTATCCCCCCTTTGCCCTATCGTATTTTAG
- a CDS encoding phosphoethanolamine transferase encodes MPYRILDSKPTLAENTGDLPDTIVMVVGETARADRFSLNGYSKNTNPLLSDEKVVSFTQVTSCGTATAVSVPCMFSRLSRDNYDSRIAHSQDNVLDIIHRAGYSVTWIDNNSTCKGVCSRIETIPYDPARDERFCDGDYCLDAILLNQLEATLKQNTQKKRLIVLHMIGSHGPTYYRRYPGDFSGFAPDCARSDIQNCDMTQLSNTYDNTILYTDFVLSHIIGQLKAVENAQLLYLSDHGESLGEKGLYLHGFPYSLAPEEQTHVPMLYWRNGDDMTAKLSCAKSLKDRPYSQDNLYDTLLGLTGVVSTTYQSEQDIFATCQ; translated from the coding sequence TTGCCCTATCGTATTTTAGACAGTAAGCCCACCCTTGCTGAAAACACCGGGGACTTACCCGACACTATCGTCATGGTGGTGGGCGAAACAGCCAGAGCTGACCGTTTTAGTCTGAATGGCTACAGTAAAAATACTAACCCACTGTTATCAGATGAGAAGGTGGTCAGTTTTACTCAGGTTACTTCCTGCGGAACAGCAACTGCCGTAAGCGTACCCTGTATGTTTTCCCGTTTAAGCCGGGACAACTATGACAGCCGTATAGCTCATAGCCAGGACAATGTTCTGGATATCATTCATCGAGCCGGTTATTCAGTGACATGGATTGATAATAACAGCACCTGCAAAGGGGTTTGCAGCCGCATTGAAACAATCCCTTACGACCCGGCGCGGGATGAACGTTTCTGCGACGGCGATTATTGTCTGGATGCAATATTGCTTAACCAGCTGGAGGCAACGCTTAAACAAAACACACAGAAGAAGCGTTTGATAGTCTTGCATATGATAGGGTCCCACGGACCGACTTACTATCGCCGGTATCCCGGGGACTTCAGCGGCTTCGCGCCTGACTGTGCGAGGAGCGATATTCAAAATTGCGACATGACGCAGTTATCGAATACCTACGACAACACCATTTTGTATACCGACTTTGTTTTAAGTCACATCATCGGGCAGCTTAAAGCCGTGGAAAACGCACAGTTGCTTTACCTGTCTGATCATGGTGAATCATTGGGAGAAAAAGGCTTATACCTTCACGGTTTTCCTTACAGTTTAGCGCCGGAAGAACAAACCCACGTCCCTATGCTTTACTGGCGAAACGGCGATGATATGACGGCTAAGTTAAGTTGCGCAAAATCACTGAAAGATCGCCCTTATTCTCAGGATAATTTATATGACACGCTTCTGGGCTTAACCGGCGTTGTCAGCACTACCTATCAATCTGAACAGGATATATTCGCCACATGCCAGTAA
- a CDS encoding diacylglycerol kinase, translating to MPVNKSTSNVVYFNNTKKPGGMRRIILAAGHSWRALKWLATNEAAFRQELLLLAGALIVLVAWDIPIQQKGLLLISVLFVMFAEIINTAIEVTIDRIGLELHPMSGLAKDLASAAVMVAIAMAAVAWGVTLIGWI from the coding sequence ATGCCAGTAAATAAATCTACCAGCAATGTTGTTTACTTCAATAACACGAAAAAGCCCGGCGGGATGCGACGCATCATACTTGCTGCCGGTCACTCCTGGCGAGCGCTCAAATGGCTAGCCACGAATGAAGCGGCATTCAGACAAGAGCTACTGCTTCTGGCCGGCGCGCTTATTGTATTGGTAGCATGGGATATTCCGATTCAGCAAAAAGGGTTATTACTGATTTCAGTCCTGTTCGTCATGTTTGCGGAGATTATTAATACCGCCATTGAGGTCACCATTGACCGTATCGGACTGGAGTTACACCCAATGTCCGGACTCGCCAAAGATCTCGCTTCAGCAGCCGTCATGGTTGCAATTGCGATGGCTGCTGTTGCATGGGGAGTAACGCTTATTGGCTGGATATAA
- a CDS encoding response regulator transcription factor, whose product MRVLLIEDSDALRRNITIGLKKLGYAVDNAATGTDGLNMALLGEYDIVILDLMLPHLDGMEILTVLRKKNIDTRVIILSARSGPDDKVNGIIAGADDYLAKPFSFDELCARMVNLMRRGKLVHSDDKVVVGDFTLDLQSKLLLLNQTPVDLTPNEYRIVECLFHNKNRIVTSERLSESIAGSYDMVSKNAIEAHLSAVRKKVRKLGGELPVKNKRGFGYMVAEEL is encoded by the coding sequence ATGAGAGTATTGCTAATTGAAGATTCCGATGCGCTCAGACGTAATATTACCATCGGACTTAAAAAGTTAGGCTATGCCGTGGACAACGCTGCTACCGGAACGGATGGCCTGAACATGGCGCTTCTGGGCGAATATGACATCGTGATCCTTGATCTCATGTTGCCTCACCTCGACGGTATGGAAATTCTGACGGTATTAAGAAAGAAAAACATCGATACCCGGGTAATTATCCTGTCGGCCCGCTCCGGGCCTGACGATAAAGTTAACGGTATCATTGCCGGTGCTGATGATTATCTGGCAAAGCCGTTTTCCTTCGATGAATTATGTGCCCGTATGGTGAACCTGATGCGTCGGGGAAAGCTGGTTCACAGTGATGACAAAGTGGTGGTGGGAGACTTTACGTTAGATCTGCAAAGTAAGCTTTTACTGCTGAATCAAACGCCGGTAGATCTGACCCCCAACGAATACCGGATTGTGGAGTGCTTGTTTCACAATAAAAACCGCATAGTGACATCAGAGCGCCTGAGTGAGTCTATTGCCGGGAGTTATGACATGGTGTCTAAAAATGCCATTGAAGCCCATTTGTCTGCGGTAAGAAAGAAAGTGCGTAAACTGGGCGGCGAATTGCCGGTTAAAAATAAGCGGGGATTCGGCTATATGGTCGCTGAGGAACTATGA